A stretch of Geotrypetes seraphini chromosome 2, aGeoSer1.1, whole genome shotgun sequence DNA encodes these proteins:
- the LOC117354331 gene encoding LOW QUALITY PROTEIN: mitochondrial import receptor subunit TOM20 homolog (The sequence of the model RefSeq protein was modified relative to this genomic sequence to represent the inferred CDS: deleted 1 base in 1 codon), translating to MLGRTGAVAAVGLCGALFIGYCIYFDKKRRSTPDFKLRLREKRRKQKLAKERAGLSKLPDLKDAEAVQKFFLEEIQLGEELLAQGDYEQGVDHLTNAIAVCGQPQQLLQVLQQTLPPPVFQMCLTKLPTISQRIVNSQSLTEDDVE from the exons ATGCTGGGGCGGACGGGTGCGGTGGCAGCTGTTGGGCTTTGCGGGGCGCTTTTCATCGGTTATTGTATCTACTTCGACAAGAAACGGCGCAGC ACCCCCGACTTTAAGCTGCGGTTGCGAGAGAAAAGGCGAAAACAAAAGCTTGCCAAAGAAAGAGCAGGGCTGTCTAAGTTACCTGACCTCAAGGATGCGGAGGCTGTTCAGAAGTTTTTCCTTGAAGAGATACAGCTTGGAGAGGAATTGTTAGCACAAGGTGATTATGAGCAGGGTGTTGACCATTTGACCAATGCCATTGCTGTGTGTGGACAGCCACAACAGTTGTTGCAGGTGTTGCAGCAAACGCTTCCACCACCAGTGTTCCAGATGTGTCTGACTAAGTTACCAACTATTAGCCAGAGAATTGTAAATTCACAGAGCTTAACAGAGGATGATGTTGAGTAA